The Scleropages formosus chromosome 15, fSclFor1.1, whole genome shotgun sequence genomic sequence CACGACAGACCCCCCCGTCGTCCGTGGCTTTAGCAGTATCGGCTGAGCGTGTGAGCGCCGCCAACGTCGGGCTGCCCGTTCATCCAGATCTCGCGAACTATGCGCTCGCGCTCCTCCAGCCGCTGCGCCCGCTCCAGCTCCTCGGCCGACGCGAACACGTTTGTGCGGAGCGTGCGCTCGAAGCGGCGGCGCCGGCGCGCGGACAGGTCGGAGCTCGCATCCCAGTCCGAGtcgctgccgccgctgctgtcGCTGCTGTCTCGGCCTCTCGTCTCGGCGATCCTGCGGCGCGCGGTGCCCGGCGGCCGCCGCCGCTTCCTTCTCCACCTGCTGCGCCCACCCCCGCAGTCCACGCGGCAGGAGATCTGCACCACCAAGGCCAGGAGTGTGAGGAGCAGGCCGAGAC encodes the following:
- the eva1ab gene encoding protein eva-1 homolog A — protein: MNTRVVNTEMALISNALAAYGFIIDHPERTALYFMCGVCLGLLLTLLALVVQISCRVDCGGGRSRWRRKRRRPPGTARRRIAETRGRDSSDSSGGSDSDWDASSDLSARRRRRFERTLRTNVFASAEELERAQRLEERERIVREIWMNGQPDVGGAHTLSRYC